A window of the Brassica oleracea var. oleracea cultivar TO1000 chromosome C1, BOL, whole genome shotgun sequence genome harbors these coding sequences:
- the LOC106313023 gene encoding uncharacterized protein LOC106313023 isoform X1, with amino-acid sequence MSYMVEVWKSERAKICSCKCCGKKCHRNCLKQWAQHRDLFNWSSWACPSCRTCEETETSLQTLTSAATMERLGGGNIVQPSLSTRDALDKYHIVTQKMEDLVANNAGDGEIQYSEVPEIILRCISKDEAALAVAQSSLHVSANLAILVTIRGVSNFCNI; translated from the exons ATGAGCTATATGGTTGAAGTTTGGAAGAGTGAGCGAGCAAAGATATGTTCTTGCAAATGTTGTGGCAAGAAGTGTCACAGAAACTGCTTGAAGCAGTGGGCTCAACATAGAG ATTTGTTTAACTGGAGCTCGTGGGCTTGCCCCTCTTGCCGAACCTGTGAG GAAACTGAAACATCGTTGCAGACGTTGACTTCAGCTGCTACCATGGAGCGTCTTGGTGGAGGTAATATCGTCCAGCCTTCTCTGTCCACGAGAGATGCACTGGATAAGTATCATATTGTTACGCAGAAG ATGGAGGACTTAGTGGCTAATAATGCAGGAGATGGTGAAATTCAG TATTCTGAAGTTCCTGAAATCATCCTTAGATGTATCAGCAAAGATGAAGCAGCTTTAGCTGTCGCTCAAAGTAGTCTTCACGTCAGTGCCAACCTAGCAATTCTTGTGACTATTCGTGGAGTTAGCAATTTTTGCAACATATAA